One stretch of Daphnia pulicaria isolate SC F1-1A chromosome 6, SC_F0-13Bv2, whole genome shotgun sequence DNA includes these proteins:
- the LOC124343520 gene encoding DNA replication factor Cdt1-like isoform X2 encodes MASQAKITGFFRPTKASSSSAAAAKRRKAVIEDPICEVESKCDIKPTVASLKQETIAQFVNEPGVLLKSDLLKTESGPIDNHGCIPVSTPKGTTGLTTSCRKRKMQCVDEQSEVISKTPEKLPEKSDAGIELSTKVRKKLEMGNEKVAAIQASEEVKIKADLLNSPSKPVTFLCMGTLSPRKPGLNSPIHVRSSPLVNKLSTEKLLQNIAEKRFKSPAVKSLASLLDKVAPTKELPTKLTSEEVKARLGNSKNLAELRAKLSKVNNCSETVKEFYESKVHLKKFSNLEFNLSVPVSPSKQSPVKRQPQVEKRPAFERFHALAQAPSEHLVLPFKYKVLNEVFRCIETVVAMLYNRKECINFTKLKPAVQKMLQRDFTEKHLAQVCHVFPSAYKINYEKLVANLRSSPVKNRTYHLTLAPRLNYLSPKLLDEEESDDLNEDQKSFQPLAPTMLVERRYIFHNRLIKITKGHHTEFLANYNPLLQVSEDKVTRWHQNFDVDGVPEIPLANLPTPPDVKTFATAKDVLEQAHNLAMLNPRLEAALKKCAVSKDSTVPVKNDPLQDIEASKPAPPPVNAGLKGVSQSLIDKIRAREAAKAQTQMTMNTEEIRRQGIAKLLPELARIINSIFVTEKKSVIALRPLIEKIQYSHRGIMSTSAVEEHIKLLRKVYPEWLDILSRGGIDYVKVDRKIDSNIVYQKLEDNAKS; translated from the exons ATGGCATCTCAAGCCAAAATTACAGGTTTTTTCCGGCCCACGAAAGCTTCAAGTTCTTCAGCAGCCGCTGCAAAACGACGAAAAGCCGTTATTGAAGATCCTATTTGCGAAGTTGAATCTAAATGTGATATTAAACCCACTGTTGCTTCCCTCAAACAGGAGACGATAGCACAATTTGTGAACGAACCAGGCGTGCTGTTGAAGAGTGATCTGTTGAAAACAGAGTCTGGTCCAATAG ATAATCATGGCTGCATTCCAGTGTCCACTCCGAAAGGAACAACTGGCCTTACCACATCTTGTCGGAAGAGAAAAATGCAGTGTGTAGATGAACAATCTGAGGTCATTAGTAAAACACCTGAAAAACTTCCAGAAAAAAGTGATGCAGGAATTGAACTGTCTACTAAAGTTCGCAAAAAACTGGAAATGGGCAATGAAAAAGTTGCAGCTATCCAAGCCAGTGAAGAAGTCAAAATCAAGGCAGATCTTCTGAACTCCCCATCGAAGCCAGTTACATTTCTGTGTATGGGTACACTTTCTCCTCGTAAGCCAGGTCTCAATTCACCCATTCATGTAAGAAGCAGCCCATTGGTGAATAAATTAAGCACTGAGAAACTGTTGCAAAACATAGCTGAAAAAAGGTTTAAGTCTCCAGCTGTAAAATCATTGGCATCTTTACTTGATAAAGTTGCTCCCACTAAGGAGCTCCCAACAAAg TTGACTTCAGAAGAAGTAAAGGCTCGCCTAGGCAATAGCAAGAATCTCGCAGAACTCCGAGCAAAACTCTCTAAAGTCAACAATTGTTCGGAAACAGTCAAAGAATTTTACGAAAGCAAAGTTCATTTAAAGAAGTTTTCCAATCTTGAGTTTAATCTTTCAGTCCCAGTCAG TCCTTCAAAACAGTCGCCTGTCAAACGACAGCCACAAGTTGAGAAAAGGCCAGCCTTTGAGCGTTTTCATGCGCTTGCACAGGCTCCTTCAGAACATCTCGTTCTACCTTTCAAGTACAAGGTTCTCAATGAAGTTTTCCGCTGTATTGAGACTGTGGTCGCTATGCTGTATAACAGGAAAGAATGTATTAATTTCACAAAGCTAAAGCCGGCAGTACAGAAAATGCTTCAAAG GGACTTCACCGAAAAACATTTAGCTCAAGTTTGTCACGTCTTTCCGTCAGCTTACAAGATCAATTACGAAAAACTTGTTGCAAATCTCCGAAGTTCTCCTGTCAAGAACCGCACTTACCATTTAACTTTGGCTCCCAGACTGAACTATTTGAGTCCAA AATTACTTGACGAAGAAGAGTCGGACGACCTAAACGAAGACCAGAAAAGTTTCCAGCCCTTGGCTCCTACAATGCTGGTTGAGCGTCGATACATTTTCCATAATCGTTTGATCAAAATCACTAAAGGACATCATACG GAATTCTTAGCTAATTACAACCCGCTCTTGCAAGTGTCTGAAGATAAAGTGACTCGTTGGCATCAAAATTTCGATGTTGATGGCGTTCCAGAAATTCCATTAGCAAACTTGCCAACACCTCCAGACGTCAAAACTTTTGCAACTGCCAAAGATGTACTTG AACAAGCACACAATCTAGCCATGTTGAATCCTCGATTGGAAGCTGCGTTAAAGAAATGTGCTGTGTCTAAAGATTCAACTGTTCCAGTTAAGAATGATCCTCTTCAGGATATTGAAGCCTCAAAACCTGCACCACCACCTGTTAATGCAGGATTAAAAGGGGTATCGCAATCTCTAATCGATAAG ATCCGAGCCCGTGAAGCAGCAAAAGCTCAAACACAAATGACAATGAATACGGAGGAAATTCGTCGGCAGGGAATTGCTAAATTGCTTCCCGAATTAGCACGAATTATTAATAGTATTTTTGTGACGGAGAAGAAATCGGTAATTGCCCTCCGCCCGCTTATTGAGAAGATACAGTACAGCCATAGGGGAATTATGAGTACGTCAGCAGTAGAAGAACACATCAAACTTCTGCGTAAGGTATACCCAGAGTGGCTGGATATTCTTAGCAGAGGGGGTATTGACTACGTCAAAGTGGACCGTAAGATCGATAGCAATATCGTTTATCAGAAACTTGAAGACAATGCCAAAAGTTAA
- the LOC124343520 gene encoding DNA replication factor Cdt1-like isoform X1 codes for MASQAKITGFFRPTKASSSSAAAAKRRKAVIEDPICEVESKCDIKPTVASLKQETIAQFVNEPGVLLKSDLLKTESGPIGNSKNIFTDGIELEKSVQKGVQKKSSVRKSRKTIKSTESSLKVSFPKTLLTENSCVKTEIIKEEATSFADNHGCIPVSTPKGTTGLTTSCRKRKMQCVDEQSEVISKTPEKLPEKSDAGIELSTKVRKKLEMGNEKVAAIQASEEVKIKADLLNSPSKPVTFLCMGTLSPRKPGLNSPIHVRSSPLVNKLSTEKLLQNIAEKRFKSPAVKSLASLLDKVAPTKELPTKLTSEEVKARLGNSKNLAELRAKLSKVNNCSETVKEFYESKVHLKKFSNLEFNLSVPVSPSKQSPVKRQPQVEKRPAFERFHALAQAPSEHLVLPFKYKVLNEVFRCIETVVAMLYNRKECINFTKLKPAVQKMLQRDFTEKHLAQVCHVFPSAYKINYEKLVANLRSSPVKNRTYHLTLAPRLNYLSPKLLDEEESDDLNEDQKSFQPLAPTMLVERRYIFHNRLIKITKGHHTEFLANYNPLLQVSEDKVTRWHQNFDVDGVPEIPLANLPTPPDVKTFATAKDVLEQAHNLAMLNPRLEAALKKCAVSKDSTVPVKNDPLQDIEASKPAPPPVNAGLKGVSQSLIDKIRAREAAKAQTQMTMNTEEIRRQGIAKLLPELARIINSIFVTEKKSVIALRPLIEKIQYSHRGIMSTSAVEEHIKLLRKVYPEWLDILSRGGIDYVKVDRKIDSNIVYQKLEDNAKS; via the exons ATGGCATCTCAAGCCAAAATTACAGGTTTTTTCCGGCCCACGAAAGCTTCAAGTTCTTCAGCAGCCGCTGCAAAACGACGAAAAGCCGTTATTGAAGATCCTATTTGCGAAGTTGAATCTAAATGTGATATTAAACCCACTGTTGCTTCCCTCAAACAGGAGACGATAGCACAATTTGTGAACGAACCAGGCGTGCTGTTGAAGAGTGATCTGTTGAAAACAGAGTCTGGTCCAATAGGTAattccaaaaacatttttactgaTGGCATTGAACTGGAGAAGAGTGTCCAGAAAGGTGTCCAGAAAaaatctagcgttagaaagaGTAGAAAGACTATTAAGTCAACTGAAAGCTCCCTCAAGGTTTCTTTTCCCAAAACCTTGTTGACTGAGAATTCTTGTGTCAAGACTGAAATAATCAAAGAGGAGGCAACATCTTTTGCAGATAATCATGGCTGCATTCCAGTGTCCACTCCGAAAGGAACAACTGGCCTTACCACATCTTGTCGGAAGAGAAAAATGCAGTGTGTAGATGAACAATCTGAGGTCATTAGTAAAACACCTGAAAAACTTCCAGAAAAAAGTGATGCAGGAATTGAACTGTCTACTAAAGTTCGCAAAAAACTGGAAATGGGCAATGAAAAAGTTGCAGCTATCCAAGCCAGTGAAGAAGTCAAAATCAAGGCAGATCTTCTGAACTCCCCATCGAAGCCAGTTACATTTCTGTGTATGGGTACACTTTCTCCTCGTAAGCCAGGTCTCAATTCACCCATTCATGTAAGAAGCAGCCCATTGGTGAATAAATTAAGCACTGAGAAACTGTTGCAAAACATAGCTGAAAAAAGGTTTAAGTCTCCAGCTGTAAAATCATTGGCATCTTTACTTGATAAAGTTGCTCCCACTAAGGAGCTCCCAACAAAg TTGACTTCAGAAGAAGTAAAGGCTCGCCTAGGCAATAGCAAGAATCTCGCAGAACTCCGAGCAAAACTCTCTAAAGTCAACAATTGTTCGGAAACAGTCAAAGAATTTTACGAAAGCAAAGTTCATTTAAAGAAGTTTTCCAATCTTGAGTTTAATCTTTCAGTCCCAGTCAG TCCTTCAAAACAGTCGCCTGTCAAACGACAGCCACAAGTTGAGAAAAGGCCAGCCTTTGAGCGTTTTCATGCGCTTGCACAGGCTCCTTCAGAACATCTCGTTCTACCTTTCAAGTACAAGGTTCTCAATGAAGTTTTCCGCTGTATTGAGACTGTGGTCGCTATGCTGTATAACAGGAAAGAATGTATTAATTTCACAAAGCTAAAGCCGGCAGTACAGAAAATGCTTCAAAG GGACTTCACCGAAAAACATTTAGCTCAAGTTTGTCACGTCTTTCCGTCAGCTTACAAGATCAATTACGAAAAACTTGTTGCAAATCTCCGAAGTTCTCCTGTCAAGAACCGCACTTACCATTTAACTTTGGCTCCCAGACTGAACTATTTGAGTCCAA AATTACTTGACGAAGAAGAGTCGGACGACCTAAACGAAGACCAGAAAAGTTTCCAGCCCTTGGCTCCTACAATGCTGGTTGAGCGTCGATACATTTTCCATAATCGTTTGATCAAAATCACTAAAGGACATCATACG GAATTCTTAGCTAATTACAACCCGCTCTTGCAAGTGTCTGAAGATAAAGTGACTCGTTGGCATCAAAATTTCGATGTTGATGGCGTTCCAGAAATTCCATTAGCAAACTTGCCAACACCTCCAGACGTCAAAACTTTTGCAACTGCCAAAGATGTACTTG AACAAGCACACAATCTAGCCATGTTGAATCCTCGATTGGAAGCTGCGTTAAAGAAATGTGCTGTGTCTAAAGATTCAACTGTTCCAGTTAAGAATGATCCTCTTCAGGATATTGAAGCCTCAAAACCTGCACCACCACCTGTTAATGCAGGATTAAAAGGGGTATCGCAATCTCTAATCGATAAG ATCCGAGCCCGTGAAGCAGCAAAAGCTCAAACACAAATGACAATGAATACGGAGGAAATTCGTCGGCAGGGAATTGCTAAATTGCTTCCCGAATTAGCACGAATTATTAATAGTATTTTTGTGACGGAGAAGAAATCGGTAATTGCCCTCCGCCCGCTTATTGAGAAGATACAGTACAGCCATAGGGGAATTATGAGTACGTCAGCAGTAGAAGAACACATCAAACTTCTGCGTAAGGTATACCCAGAGTGGCTGGATATTCTTAGCAGAGGGGGTATTGACTACGTCAAAGTGGACCGTAAGATCGATAGCAATATCGTTTATCAGAAACTTGAAGACAATGCCAAAAGTTAA